ACATCGCCAAGCCACTATTCACTGACCGTCGGCGACTCGCACATCAGCTTCACCGATGCGGTGCCGTTCGCGGGCGACGACTCGACGATAGTTCCGCTGACGTCACCGCCGCGCGTCGTCGGCAGGAATGTCATCCTCCCGTTCTTCGTCGTGACGGAGCTGGTCCCGCGCTTTTTTTCGGGCTACATGTACGACCAGGACCTGCACGAGGTACGGCAGTTCGACAGTGCTGCGCGCCGAGTGCAGGCGCCAGCGACAGCGCCACCCGATACGCCCGCGGCTGGCGCCACGCCGCGCGAGATCGGCGAGTCTGCGGCCATAGCACGGGTCGCATCGGAGACCCCCGTCCGGGTCAAGCGGCCGGGCCATCGGCTGATCGTCGTCGATGCAGGACATGGCGGCGTCGATCCCGGCATGCATGGACCGATCGGTGGCGGCCCGCAGATCCTGGAGAAGAACATCACCCTCGCAGTGTCGAAAATGCTCGCTACTGCGCTGCGGGAGGATGGTGCCGATGTGCTGATGACGCGCACCACCGACACGCTGATCGGTCTCTACGATCGCGGCCCGATTGCGAACAAGGCGCGCGGCGACATCTTCGTTTCGATTCACGTCAACGCAACCGGCCAGCGCGGCGCCGCCGCTGCGCGCGACCGCGGCTATGAGACGTACTTCCTTGCCGAAGCGAAGACGGAAGATGCAAAGCGTGTGGAACGCATGGAAAACGAAGCGGTGCGCTTCGAGACCGCCGATCCAAACACGAAGAAGGGCGATCCGCTCAACTTCATTCTCAACGACATGGCGCAGAACGAGCACCTGCGCGAAAGCGCCGATCTCGCAGAGCAGATCGAGTCGGGATTCCGATCCTTCCATCCCGGCCCGGATCGCGGCGTTCAGCAAGCCAACTTCGCCGTCCTGCGCGGTGCATTCATGCCTGCTGTGCTGGTCGAGATCGGGTTCGGCACCAACAGGTCCGAGGCTGCGTACATTAGTGATCCGGACAATGAGCGAAAGATCGCGCGGTCGATAGCAAAGTCGATAATGGCGTACATGGATAGATACGACGCACGCGTTGGCGGCGGGAGCGCTACCAAGTGACCGACCTTCGGGTGACGGCAGCTGGTGTACGGTTCCAGAACCCGATCATCCTTGCATCCGGAACCGCTGCATTCGGCCGCGCGCTGGACGGTGTCGTAAATCTCGATGCGCTCGGCGGCGTCGTCACGAAAGCCGTAAGCCTTGAGCCACGAGGCGGCAACCTGGCACCTCGCGTCGCGGAGTTCGAAGGCGGCATGCTCAACGCTGTGGGACTCGCCAATCCCGGCGTCGAGGCGGTGAAGCGAGATGATCTGCCGTGGCTCGCCGAGCACGTGAAGCGCGCGCGCGTGATCGTGAACGTCGTGGGTAGCCGGACCGAAGACTTCGCGGATGTAGTGCGTCATCTCGATGACGCCGACATCATCAGCGCGTTCGAGCTCAACGTCAGCTGTCCAAACGTTCGCGCCGGCGGAATCGAATTCTGCGCCGACAGCACGTCGCTCGCGGCAGTCGTTTCCGGCGCCCGATCGGCGACGCGAAAACCGATCTTCGTCAAACTGTCACCCGTACTGCCGAATATCGGCGACGCGGCGCTCACGGCTGCGGCTGCTGGCGCTGACGGAATCACAGTCGTGAACACCCTGCCGGGACTCGTGGTGGACATCGATGCCCGTCGCCCGCGGATCGGGTTCGGCAGCGGTGGCGCGAGCGGGCCGGGACTGCTCCCCGTAGGCGTGCTGGCGACGCACCGCGT
The window above is part of the Gemmatimonadota bacterium genome. Proteins encoded here:
- a CDS encoding N-acetylmuramoyl-L-alanine amidase, with the protein product MIVAGLVLLLQTAATVGRQTNARAQPVPAPPESVVVRTPARTTTLRLVNTAGVVGVDAGKLAAALGGTFKLTSPSHYSLTVGDSHISFTDAVPFAGDDSTIVPLTSPPRVVGRNVILPFFVVTELVPRFFSGYMYDQDLHEVRQFDSAARRVQAPATAPPDTPAAGATPREIGESAAIARVASETPVRVKRPGHRLIVVDAGHGGVDPGMHGPIGGGPQILEKNITLAVSKMLATALREDGADVLMTRTTDTLIGLYDRGPIANKARGDIFVSIHVNATGQRGAAAARDRGYETYFLAEAKTEDAKRVERMENEAVRFETADPNTKKGDPLNFILNDMAQNEHLRESADLAEQIESGFRSFHPGPDRGVQQANFAVLRGAFMPAVLVEIGFGTNRSEAAYISDPDNERKIARSIAKSIMAYMDRYDARVGGGSATK
- a CDS encoding dihydroorotate dehydrogenase, which codes for MTDLRVTAAGVRFQNPIILASGTAAFGRALDGVVNLDALGGVVTKAVSLEPRGGNLAPRVAEFEGGMLNAVGLANPGVEAVKRDDLPWLAEHVKRARVIVNVVGSRTEDFADVVRHLDDADIISAFELNVSCPNVRAGGIEFCADSTSLAAVVSGARSATRKPIFVKLSPVLPNIGDAALTAAAAGADGITVVNTLPGLVVDIDARRPRIGFGSGGASGPGLLPVGVLATHRVRSAVSLPIIGVGGVTSASDALQYMIAGASLVAIGTASLRDPRTAERVVRDLSHWCDEHDVSAIQDIIGTLQWPA